One window of the Branchiostoma lanceolatum isolate klBraLanc5 chromosome 3, klBraLanc5.hap2, whole genome shotgun sequence genome contains the following:
- the LOC136429337 gene encoding uncharacterized protein, with translation MYLDLATSLPLRQECIFTKTDLDSMRHTYAFFNLREAIRETVNTWRIMQGEEASLEGLLVGLSACGKHDMVKDLCRMNNARRPNKGEAHVTTATSVSSERNKPLRAQTAV, from the exons ATGTACCTGGACCTGGCCACAAGTCTCCCTCTCCGCCAAGAATGCATCTTCACCAAAACAGACCTGGACAGCATGAGACACACATACGCCTTCTTTA ATCTCAGAGAAGCAATAAGAGAAACAGTAAACACATGGAGAATCATGCAGGGGGAGGAGGCAAGCTTGGAAGGACTGCTGGTTGGACTGAGCGCCTGTGGCAAACATGACATGGTCAAAGACTTATGCAGAATGAACAACG CTCGGAGACCCAACAAGGGGGAGGCACACGTAACAACAGCCACATCAGTTTCCAGCGAGAGGAACAAGCCCTTACGCGCACAAACTGCTGTGTGA
- the LOC136429502 gene encoding tumor necrosis factor receptor superfamily member 6B-like, whose protein sequence is MHTLLATMGRVPTMAVRTLVLALWLGTFAQAVVACPQGMYSAWGGNWCCTSKCGPGTSIMRSCSHDNPENTLCEDCGPDYYNPYPDQLHCRRKDLCNRENEEVKVPGNSTANNECQCKIGFHNVHVAELCLSGPVCPPGSGATRTGTCETCPQGTFSNLTSHIQPCIEWQSCGMLGFLQHRPGTSISDAVCISHPIDVLLPTERPVIIIITYKGDANNTDSMIGGRQPAYNPTIIGISVGVPVTVIVLVVILVLVLCCCRDTNHDIDLEGGQQIDSETPLGKQETEAGNTKNKDGGINMELEPLAGWQSTGEERKQAAGPPIPDDGIETGDDTSMSDTLSYLSREGGAEPNSDVEETDPKQGMRTMQYSHQIAGVQHS, encoded by the exons GCGTTGTGGCTGGGGACGTTTGCTCAAGCCGTAGTGGCATGCCCGCAGGGAATGTATTCGGCATGGGGAGGGAACTGGTGCTGTACAAGTAAATGTGGTCCAG GAACAAGTATCATGCGTTCCTGTTCCCATGACAACCCCGAAAACACACTCTGTGAAGACTGCGGGCCAGACTACTACAACCCGTACCCGGACCAGCTCCACTGCAGACGGAAGGATCTATGCAACAGGGAGAACGAGGAGGTCAAGGTCCCAGGCAATTCGACCGCGAACAACGAGTGCCAATGCAAGATCGGGTTCCACAACGTGCACGTGGCTGAACTGTGTCTGAGCGGGCCCGTGTGTCCACCTGGAAGCGGTGCAACGAGAACCG GAACGTGTGAGACCTGTCCACAAGGAACATTCAGTAACCTAACATCACACATCCAACCATGCATCGAATGGCAAAG TTGTGGAATGCTTGGCTTCTTACAACATCGACCAGGCACCAGCATTTCTGATGCAGTGTGCATATCTCACCCCATCGACGTGCTTCTGCCCACCGAACGGCCTGTGATCATCATAATCACTTACAAAGGCGATGCTAACAACACGGATAGCATGATCG GTGGCAGACAGCCAGCATACAACCCTACAATCATCGGCATCTCTGTGGGAGTACCTGTTACAGTCATAGTGCTTGTAGTCATCCTGGTTCTGGTCCTATGTTGCTGCAGAGATACCAATCATGACATAG ATTTGGAGGGTGGGCAGCAGATTGACAGTGAAACACCACTAGGTAAACAAGAGACAGAGGCCGGAAACACCAAGAATAAGGATGGTGGTATAAACATGGAGCTGGAACCTTTAGCTGGCTGGCAGTCGACAGGAGAG GAGAGAAAACAAGCGGCAGGTCCACCGATACCAGACGACGGGATCGAGACTGGTGATGACACCAGCATGAGCGACACTCTCTCTTACTTGTCCCGAGAGGGCGGAGCTGAACCAAACAGTGACGTGGAGGAAACAGACCCCAAGCAGGGGATGAGAACAATGCAGTATTCCCACCAAATTGCAGGTGTGCAACATTCATAG
- the LOC136431272 gene encoding tumor necrosis factor receptor superfamily member 16-like, whose product MGRMTTRGLRALALVLVALSAAQSQTSCPEGMYRAWVGDWCCNSKCGPGTRIVHSCSNDDRDDTACEPCGPDYYNPSADQLHCNRKKICNGPYQEIKIQGSATADNECQCQIGHYSVDTLCLHGPECPPGRGVTRTGHCEVCLHGTFSNITSRIQPCLPWQRCPLGYTEGRPGTNVSDVICTSHPLDWLFNTNSPDVIIVESIRNDTQSHRENEKGGLPSSTVSPMAVGICAVLAVVIGIVVVICRHRQGQQKDKKGDAESSATGSTIEEDVLLQPIQIEATEQPTVMEQTVANNNEMATFTELPVEATDNPGPSATNTFPKLVLATLLPDPNTITANEDTTDYIEQHLGDDYLDFARGLPVPEGCEFTRTDLDSLKHTYIIHGPREAIRETMGFWKSKHGDRATLGGLLQGLSACGRDGMARELCDLNHVH is encoded by the exons ATGGGAAGGATGACAACAAGGGGCTTGAGGGCTCTGGCTTTG GTGCTCGTGGCGTTATCAGCCGCACAGTCTCAAACGTCATGCCCAGAAGGGATGTACCGAGCTTGGGTAGGAGATTGGTGCTGCAACAGCAAGTGTGGCCCAG GAACGAGAATCGTCCACTCTTGTTCTAATGATGACCGGGATGATACCGCGTGTGAGCCCTGTGGTCCGGACTACTACAATCCATCTGCAGACCAGTTACACTGCAACAGGAAGAAAATTTGTAATGGACCTTACCAGGAGATTAAGATTCAGGGCAGCGCCACTGCTGACAACGAGTGCCAGTGTCAGATAGGACACTACAGCGTAGACACACTGTGTCTACATGGACCTGAATGTCCGCCAGGGAGAGGGGTGACCAGAACTG GTCACTGTGAAGTTTGCCTACATGGGACGTTTAGCAACATTACCTCCCGCATTCAACCGTGTCTGCCTTGGCAACG GTGCCCTTTAGGTTACACAGAGGGAAGACCAGGGACCAACGTTTCGGATGTGATCTGCACTTCTCACCCGTTGGACTGGCTGTTCAACACGAACTCACCCGACGTTATTATCGTTGAATCTATCAGGAACGATACACAATCACATCGAGAAAACG AAAAAGGAGGCCTGCCGTCTTCAACCGTCAGTCCGATGGCAGTGGGGATCTGTGCTGTCTTAGCCGTAGTGATCGGCATTGTGGTGGTCATTTGCAGACATCGTCAAGGACAACAAAAGGATAAGAAAGGAG ACGCAGAGAGTTCAGCTACAGGCAGTACAATTGAAGAAGATGTTTTGCTGCAGCCAATACAGATAGAAGCAACAGAACAGCCTACGGTTATG GAGCAAACAGTTGCCAATAACAATGAGATGGCTACATTCACCGAGCTACCAGTGGAAGCGACAGACAACCCAGGGCCCAGTGCTACAAACACGTTCCCAAAACTGGTATTGGCGACCTTGCTCCCTGATCCGAACACAATTACAG CAAACGAAGACACCACAGACTACATCGAGCAACATTTAGGTGATGACTACCTTGACTTTGCAAGAGGTCTTCCTGTGCCCGAAGGATGCGAGTTTACGAGAACTGACCTCGACAGTCTCAAGCATacgtacattattcatg GACCCCGAGAGGCAATAAGAGAGACGATGGGTTTTTGGAAGAGCAAACACGGAGATCGGGCCACACTAGGAGGGCTGCTGCAGGGGTTGTCAGCCTGTGGAAGGGATGGCATGGCAAGGGAATTATGTGATCTTAACCACG TCCACTAG